One Engystomops pustulosus chromosome 7, aEngPut4.maternal, whole genome shotgun sequence DNA window includes the following coding sequences:
- the WDR20 gene encoding WD repeat-containing protein 20 isoform X1 translates to MAAEGGGKEMNEIKTQFTTREGLYKLLSHSEYSRPNRVPFNSQGSNPVKVSFVNVNDQSGNGDRICFNVGRELYFYIYKGVRKAADLSKPIDKRIYKGTQPTCHDFNHLTATAESVSLLVGFSAGQVQLIDPIKKETSKLFNEERLIDKSRVTCVKWVPGSESLFLVAHSSGNMYLYNVEHTCGTTAPHYQLLKQGESFAVHTCKSKSTRNPLLKWTVGEGALNEFAFSPDGKFLACVSQDGFLRVFNFDSVELHGTMKSYFGGLLCVCWSPDGKYIVTGGEDDLVTVWSFVDCRVIARGQGHKSWVSVVAFDPNTTSVEETDPMEFSGSDEDFQELISFGRDRANSTQSRLSKRNSTDSRPVSVTYRFGSVGQDTQLCLWDLTEDILFPHQPLSRTRTHTNVMNATSPPAGSGPANPGSNGNSITTPGNTIPPPLPRSNSLPHSAVSNTGSKSSVDSAIASGVSKFATLSIHDRKERHHDKDHKRNHSMGHISSKSSDKLNLVTKNKTDPAKTLGTALCPRMEDVPLLEPLICKKIAHERLTVLIFLEDCIVTACQEGFICTWARPGKVGLLSSQNQANSPSGTVV, encoded by the exons atggcggcggagGGAGGAGGGAAGGAAATGAACGAAATTAAGACCCAATTCACCACCCGGGAAGGCCTCTATAAGCTCCTCTCTCACTCCGAGTACAGCCGCCCCAACCGGGTGCCCTTTAATTCGCAGGGCTCCAACCCTGTCAAGGTTTCATTCGTCAACGTCAACGATCAGTCTGGTAACGGGGACAGGATCTGCTTCAATGTGGGCCGAGAGCTTTATTTCTACATTTATAAAGGCGTCAGGAAG GCTGCTGATCTGAGCAAACCAATAGACAAGCGGATCTACAAAGGGACGCAGCCCACCTGTCATGACTTCAATCATCTCACCGCAACAGCAGAGAGCGTTTCTCTACTGGTCGGCTTCTCCGCTGGCCAGGTCCAACTCATAGACCCCATTAAGAAGGAGACCAGCAAGCTATTCAATGAGGAG AGACTAATAGACAAGTCAAGAGTAACTTGTGTAAAATGGGTTCCAGGCTCCGAAAGCCTCTTTCTTGTAGCTCATTCCAGTGGGAACATGTACTTGTATAATGTGGAACATACTTGTGGAACCACGGCACCCCATTATCAGCTACTTAAGCAAGGAGAAAGCTTTGCTGTTCATACATGCAAGAGCAAGTCCACCCGAAACCCTCTACTGAAATGGACTGTCGGAGAGGGAGCCCTTAATGAATTTGCTTTTTCCCCAGATGGGAAATTCTTAGCCTGTGTGAGCCAAGATGGCTTTCTACGTGTGTTCAACTTCGATTCTGTGGAGTTGCATGGTACTATGAAAAGCTACTTTGGTGGACTCCTATGTGTGTGTTGGAGCCCAGATGGAAAGTACATAGTAACTGGTGGAGAGGACGATTTGGTGACTGTTTGGTCTTTTGTTGACTGTCGTGTAATAGCCAGAGGTCAGGGGCACAAATCTTGGGTCAGCGTAGTGGCGTTTGACCCAAATACCACCAGTGTGGAAGAGACTGACCCTATGGAGTTTAGTGGAAGTGACGAAGATTTTCAAGAACTAATCAGCTTTGGTAGAGATAGGGCAAACAGTACTCAGTCCAGACTGTCCAAAAGGAACTCCACTGACAGTCGTCCAGTAAGCGTGACTTATAGATTTGGTTCAGTAGGCCAAGATACGCAACTCTGTTTATGGGACCTTACAGAAGACATCCTTTTTCCTCATCAACCTCTGTCGAGAACAAGGACACATACCAATGTCATGAACGCCACGAGTCCTCCTGCAGGAAGTGGTCCTGCAAACCCAGGAAGTAACGGCAACAGTATCACGACCCCAGGCAACACCATACCTCCACCTCTTCCAAGGTCCAACAGCCTTCCCCACTCTGCTGTGTCCAACACCGGCAGCAAAAGCAGCGTAGACAGTGCCATTGCCTCCGGAGTCAGCAAGTTTGCCACCCTGTCCATTCATGATCGTAAGGAGAGGCATCACGACAAAGACCACAAGAGGAACCACAGTATGGGACATATATCGAGCAAGAGTAGCGACAAACTAAACCtagtaacaaaaaacaaaacggACCCTGCTAAAACGTTGGGGACCGCGCTCTGTCCTAGGATGGAAGATGTCCCTTTGTTAGAGCCTCTTATCTGTAAAAAGATAGCACACGAAAGACTAACTGTGCTTATTTTTCTTGAAGACTGTATAGTCACTGCTTGTCAGGAAGGATTTATTTGCACATGGGCAAGGCCTGGTAAAGTG GGTTTATTATCATCCCAAAACCAAGCGAATTCTCCAAGTGGAACAGTAGTATAG
- the WDR20 gene encoding WD repeat-containing protein 20 isoform X2, with amino-acid sequence MAAEGGGKEMNEIKTQFTTREGLYKLLSHSEYSRPNRVPFNSQGSNPVKVSFVNVNDQSGNGDRICFNVGRELYFYIYKGVRKAADLSKPIDKRIYKGTQPTCHDFNHLTATAESVSLLVGFSAGQVQLIDPIKKETSKLFNEEGLLSSQNQANSPSGTVV; translated from the exons atggcggcggagGGAGGAGGGAAGGAAATGAACGAAATTAAGACCCAATTCACCACCCGGGAAGGCCTCTATAAGCTCCTCTCTCACTCCGAGTACAGCCGCCCCAACCGGGTGCCCTTTAATTCGCAGGGCTCCAACCCTGTCAAGGTTTCATTCGTCAACGTCAACGATCAGTCTGGTAACGGGGACAGGATCTGCTTCAATGTGGGCCGAGAGCTTTATTTCTACATTTATAAAGGCGTCAGGAAG GCTGCTGATCTGAGCAAACCAATAGACAAGCGGATCTACAAAGGGACGCAGCCCACCTGTCATGACTTCAATCATCTCACCGCAACAGCAGAGAGCGTTTCTCTACTGGTCGGCTTCTCCGCTGGCCAGGTCCAACTCATAGACCCCATTAAGAAGGAGACCAGCAAGCTATTCAATGAGGAG GGTTTATTATCATCCCAAAACCAAGCGAATTCTCCAAGTGGAACAGTAGTATAG